The proteins below are encoded in one region of Anguilla anguilla isolate fAngAng1 chromosome 3, fAngAng1.pri, whole genome shotgun sequence:
- the pou1f1 gene encoding pituitary-specific positive transcription factor 1: MTCQTFSSTDSFTALAGDSSALPLLMHHPGAGDCLPVSSHATNMVSAVPSGLSLVQSSKRSHMHLSTSALSNASASLHYPVPPCHYGNQQTTYGMMAGGLGPCLYKFPEHSLGASSCALGHSFPPLPPAVLADEHTLGDFKQELRRKSRPPEEPPDMDSPQIRELEKFANDFKLRRIKLGYTQTNVGEALAAVHGSEFSQTTICRFENLQLSFKNACKLKSILAKWLEEAEQAGALFNERIGINERKRKRRTTISLGAKEALERNFMEKSKPSSQEIVRMAEGLHLEKEVVRVWFCNRRQREKRVKTSLHHSSFHTLTKDGATCR; this comes from the exons ATGACGTGTCAGACGTTCTCCAGCACGGACTCCTTCACCGCGCTGGCGGGCGACTCCTCCGCCCTGCCCTTGCTCATGCACCACCCGGGGGCCGGGgactgcctgcctgtctcctcCCACGCCACCAACATGGTGTCCGCAG TGCCCTCTGGCCTGTCCCTGGTACAGTCGTCCAAGCGCTCCCACATGCACCTGTCCACCTCTGCCCTCAGCAACGCCTCGGCCAGCCTGCACTACCCCGTGCCTCCCTGTCACTATGGCAACCAGCAGACTACCTACGGCATGATGGCAG GTGGGCTGGGACCCTGCCTGTACAAGTTTCCGGAACATAGCCTGGGGGCCAGTTCCTGCGCCCTGGGGCACAGCttccccccactgcccccagcGGTTCTGGCTGATGAGCACACCCTGGGGGACTTCAAACAGGAGCTGCGCAGGAAGAGCCGCCCCCCGGAGGAGCCCCCAGACATGGACTCGCCCCAGATCCGCGAGCTGGAGAAGTTTGCCAACGACTTCAAACTGCGCCGGATCAAACTGG gatACACACAGACCAATGTGGGCGAGGCCCTGGCAGCAGTGCACGGGTCCGAGTTCAGTCAGACGACCATCTGCCGTTTCGAGAACCTGCAGCTCAGCTTCAAGAATGCGTGCAAGCTCAAGTCCATCCTGGCCAAGTGGCTGGAGGAGGCCGAGCAGGCCGGGG CCTTGTTTAATGAGAGGATTGGCATCAacgagaggaagagaaagagaagaactACCATCAG TTTGGGAGCTAAGGAGGCGCTGGAGAGGAACTTCATGGAGAAGAGCAAGCCGTCCTCGCAGGAGATCGTGCGCATGGCGGAGGGGCTGCACCTGGAGAAGGAGGTGGTGCGGGTGTGGTTCTGTAACCGCAGGCAGCGGGAAAAGAGGGTCAAAACCAGTCTGCACCACAGCTCCTTCCACACTCTGACCAAGGACGGCGCCACCTGCAGGTAG